The Streptomyces fungicidicus nucleotide sequence ACCGTGCGGCTGCCCGACCTCGACGGCTACCCGCTGGACAGGGCGCGGGACGTGCTGAAGGACGAGGGCCTGGAGCCCGGCATGGTCACCCGTGAGTTCAGCGACGGCGTGCCCCGGGGCTCGGTGATCTCCACGAAGCCCGGCAAGGGCACCAAGGTCCGCGCGGGCTCGGCGGTGGCGCTGACCGTGAGCAAGGGCAGCCCGGTGGACGTGCCCGATGTGACCGGCGACGACCTGGCGGACGCCCGCGCCGGGCTGGAGGAGGCCGGCCTCAAGGTGAAGATCGCCCCCGAGCGGGTCAACTCCGAGCACGATGCCGGCCAGGTGGCCCGGCAGAACCCGGGCGAGGGCCGTCAGGTCGCCGAGGGCGACACCGTGACGCTGACGCTGTCCAAGGGCCCGGAGATGGTCGAGGTGCCGGACGTGGTCGGCGACAGCGTCGACGACGCCAGGTCGCGGCTGGAGGGCGCCGGGTTCCGGGTGAAGGAGGACCGCGGACTGCTCGGCCTGTTCGGCGACACCGTCCGGAGCCAGTCCGTGGACGGCGGGGACACCGCGCCCAGGGGTTCGACGATCACCATCGAGATCCGCTGACGGACCGCCCCGGCGCTCATGACACCCTTGACGGGTGAAGAGTCACCTGTCCGGCCCCGCCCGCAACCCGGTCGGCGGCCATGTCCCGGTGGCCGGCGGCCTGCACTCCGTCGGCCTGTCCTACGCCCGTGAGCTGAACGCCGAGACCGTGCAGGTCTTCGTGGCCAACCCGCGCGGCTGGGCCACCCCGTCCGGCAGTCCGAAGCAGGACGAGGCGTTCCGCGAGGCGTGCGCGGCCGGGTCGATCCCGGCCTATGTGCACGCCCCGTACCTGATCAACTTCGGGTCGCACACCGAGGCGACCGTCGAGCGGTCCGTGGAGTCGCTGCGGCACTCGCTGCGGCGCGGCCGGGAGATCGGCGCGCTGGGCGTGGTGGTGCACACGGGCAGCGCGACCGGCGGGCGGGAGCGGCCGGTGGCGCTGCGGCAGGTGCGGGAACACCTGCTGCCGCTGCTCGACGAGCTCACCCATGACGACGACCCGTTCCTGCTGCTGGAGTCGACGGCCGGCCAGGGCGCCTCGCTGTGCTCGCGGACCTGGGACTTCGGGCCGTACTTCGAGGCGCTGGACGCCCATCCGAAGCTGGGCGTCTGCCTGGACACCTGCCATGTCTTCGCGGCCGGGCACGACCTGGCCGAGCCCGGCGGGATGCACCGGACGCTGGATCTGCTGGTGGACACCGTCGGCGAGGGACGGCTGAAGCTGATCCACGCCAACGACTCCCTGGATGTGGCCGGCGCGCACAAGGACCGTCACGCGAACATCGGCGCCGGACACATCGGCGAG carries:
- a CDS encoding deoxyribonuclease IV, which produces MKSHLSGPARNPVGGHVPVAGGLHSVGLSYARELNAETVQVFVANPRGWATPSGSPKQDEAFREACAAGSIPAYVHAPYLINFGSHTEATVERSVESLRHSLRRGREIGALGVVVHTGSATGGRERPVALRQVREHLLPLLDELTHDDDPFLLLESTAGQGASLCSRTWDFGPYFEALDAHPKLGVCLDTCHVFAAGHDLAEPGGMHRTLDLLVDTVGEGRLKLIHANDSLDVAGAHKDRHANIGAGHIGEDPFRALMTHPATEGVPLVIETPGGKEGHAADVERLKKLRDG